One region of Bosea sp. 29B genomic DNA includes:
- a CDS encoding D-alanine--D-alanine ligase family protein, with product MKAATMGDRVRVAILLGGRSSEHEVSLMSATNVVKAIDKARYDVVPILITKAGEWRELELQNGVMPDPIPQDGAELCLLPGGNGRLLRLQDGAAPQTLPKIDVLFPVLHGLDGEDGSVQGLAQVAGIPLAGCGIVGSANALDKDIAKRLLREAGLGVARSLTVRRGEALSFEQASAALGLPLFVKPARQGSSVGVSKAMDAESFAAALAEAFRHDSVVLVEEFIAGREIELSVLEQADGETIVSLPGEIVAAASHGFYTYEAKYLDEDGARVEVPAHLPEETITNLQELAKRAFYALGCDGMARVDFFLRPDGSALVNEINTIPGFTDISMFPKALAASGVAYPDLIDRVIRHGMARGAGA from the coding sequence ATGAAGGCGGCGACAATGGGCGACAGGGTTCGGGTGGCGATTCTCCTCGGCGGCAGGTCTTCCGAGCACGAGGTCTCGCTGATGTCCGCCACCAATGTGGTCAAGGCAATCGACAAGGCGAGATACGACGTCGTGCCGATCCTGATCACCAAGGCCGGCGAGTGGCGCGAGCTCGAATTGCAGAACGGCGTGATGCCCGATCCGATCCCGCAGGACGGCGCCGAGCTCTGCCTGCTGCCGGGTGGGAACGGGCGCCTCCTGCGCCTGCAGGACGGCGCGGCACCGCAGACCTTGCCGAAGATCGACGTGCTCTTCCCGGTGCTGCACGGTCTCGATGGCGAGGACGGCTCGGTCCAGGGGCTGGCCCAGGTCGCCGGCATCCCGCTCGCCGGCTGCGGCATCGTCGGCTCGGCCAATGCGCTCGACAAGGACATCGCCAAGCGGCTGCTGCGCGAGGCCGGCCTCGGCGTCGCCCGCTCGCTCACCGTCCGACGGGGCGAGGCGCTGAGCTTCGAGCAGGCCAGCGCCGCGCTCGGCCTGCCGCTCTTCGTCAAGCCGGCGCGGCAGGGCTCCTCGGTCGGCGTCAGCAAGGCGATGGATGCCGAGAGCTTCGCAGCGGCGCTCGCCGAGGCCTTCCGGCACGACAGCGTGGTGCTGGTCGAGGAGTTCATCGCCGGCCGCGAGATCGAGCTCAGCGTGCTGGAGCAGGCCGATGGCGAGACCATCGTCTCGCTGCCGGGCGAGATCGTCGCCGCCGCGAGCCACGGCTTCTACACCTACGAGGCCAAATATCTCGACGAGGATGGCGCTCGCGTCGAGGTTCCGGCCCATCTGCCGGAGGAAACCATCACCAACCTGCAGGAGCTGGCGAAGCGTGCCTTCTACGCGCTCGGCTGCGACGGCATGGCTCGCGTCGACTTCTTCCTGCGCCCGGACGGGAGTGCGCTGGTCAACGAGATCAACACCATTCCCGGCTTCACCGACATCAGCATGTTCCCCAAGGCGCTCGCCGCCAGCGGCGTCGCCTATCCCGACCTGATCGACCGGGTGATCCGGCATGGGATGGCGCGCGGGGCCGGGGCATGA
- a CDS encoding flagellar motor protein MotA: MANDEAAPEVPPLEPPATSPNRPQTFRFSRPLRYFLRALVFLALIGFLIFILQAGLLTAFMTNPGLNGLITGALAVGVLLSLRELWRVDSEARAATRLAANPAGATIRRNQVISPLAPVLPALEQRNLASSQAASLLESIAVRLDDGREVLRYLAGLLVFLGLLGTFWGLLETVSSVGNVIKSLRTGAEAGVLFDELKAGLAAPLAGMGLSFSSSLFGIAGSLILGFLDLQVGQGQRRFRNEIEGYLGTATAHSATIPLAMSVAGPTVAGDVVVERLDKLQAAMQDGSNNRAATQALANLAEGIQGLVQHMRSEQQLIRDWVEAQAVREKDLKRLIERLAAERVSES, encoded by the coding sequence ATGGCCAATGACGAGGCGGCCCCGGAGGTCCCGCCGCTGGAGCCCCCAGCGACGAGCCCCAATCGGCCGCAGACGTTCCGCTTCTCCCGCCCGCTGCGCTATTTCCTCCGCGCGCTGGTCTTCCTCGCGCTGATCGGCTTCCTGATTTTCATCCTGCAGGCGGGCTTGCTCACCGCCTTCATGACCAATCCCGGTCTCAACGGCCTGATCACTGGCGCGCTGGCAGTCGGCGTCCTCCTGTCGCTGCGGGAGCTCTGGCGCGTCGACAGCGAGGCGCGCGCCGCTACCCGCCTCGCCGCAAATCCGGCCGGGGCGACGATCCGGCGCAACCAGGTGATCAGCCCGCTCGCCCCCGTGCTGCCGGCGCTGGAGCAGCGCAACCTCGCTTCCAGCCAGGCGGCGAGCCTGCTCGAATCGATCGCGGTCCGGCTCGACGACGGGCGCGAGGTATTGCGCTACCTTGCCGGCCTGCTCGTCTTCCTCGGCTTGCTCGGCACCTTCTGGGGCCTGCTGGAGACCGTCTCCTCGGTCGGCAACGTCATCAAGAGCCTGCGCACCGGCGCCGAGGCCGGCGTGCTCTTCGACGAACTCAAGGCGGGCCTTGCCGCGCCGCTCGCCGGCATGGGCCTGTCCTTCTCGTCCTCGCTGTTCGGCATCGCCGGCTCGCTGATCCTCGGCTTCCTCGACCTGCAAGTCGGCCAGGGCCAGCGCCGCTTCCGCAACGAAATCGAGGGCTATCTCGGCACCGCCACGGCGCATTCCGCGACGATCCCGCTGGCGATGTCGGTCGCCGGCCCGACGGTTGCCGGCGACGTCGTGGTCGAGCGCCTCGACAAGCTCCAGGCCGCCATGCAGGACGGCTCCAACAACCGTGCGGCGACGCAGGCGCTGGCCAATCTCGCCGAGGGCATCCAGGGTCTCGTCCAGCACATGCGCTCCGAGCAGCAATTGATCCGCGACTGGGTCGAGGCGCAGGCCGTGCGCGAGAAGGATCTGAAGCGCCTGATCGAGCGCCTCGCCGCCGAACGGGTGAGCGAGTCATGA
- a CDS encoding thiamine phosphate synthase encodes MNTSVPRTRLMLVTPPILDPGALSFRLMQAFAGGDVAAVLLRLAPGDERSLTERVKALAPPVQAQNVALVVEASAQVASRGGADGVHLTAGAEAVAEARSSLKQERIIGAGGLRSRHDAMDIGETGVDYVMFGEPRPDGSLPALPAVIERASWWAEIFETPCIAYCPDAESVPALIETGAEFVALGEWVFAEDVDIRAAVAQADAAIAAQHARRMAR; translated from the coding sequence ATGAATACATCTGTCCCCCGCACCCGCCTGATGCTCGTCACGCCGCCGATCTTGGATCCCGGCGCACTGTCCTTTCGCCTGATGCAGGCCTTCGCGGGCGGCGATGTCGCCGCTGTGCTGCTGCGGCTCGCGCCCGGCGACGAGCGCAGCCTCACCGAACGGGTCAAGGCCCTGGCCCCGCCGGTGCAGGCGCAGAATGTCGCCCTGGTCGTCGAGGCCTCGGCGCAGGTTGCCAGCCGCGGCGGCGCCGACGGCGTCCATCTGACGGCGGGAGCCGAGGCGGTCGCCGAGGCGCGCTCCAGCCTGAAGCAGGAACGCATCATCGGCGCCGGGGGCCTGCGCTCGCGCCATGACGCCATGGATATCGGCGAGACCGGCGTCGACTACGTCATGTTCGGTGAGCCGCGGCCGGACGGCTCGCTGCCGGCGCTGCCGGCGGTGATCGAGCGCGCTTCCTGGTGGGCCGAGATCTTCGAGACGCCCTGCATCGCCTACTGCCCGGATGCCGAGTCGGTTCCGGCGCTGATCGAGACCGGTGCCGAATTCGTCGCCCTCGGCGAATGGGTCTTCGCCGAGGATGTCGACATCCGCGCCGCGGTCGCACAGGCCGATGCCGCGATTGCGGCGCAGCACGCCCGCAGGATGGCACGATGA
- a CDS encoding VOC family protein — protein sequence MPIKIVVTSLLVDDQEKALRFYRDILGFEPKDDIPMGHHRWLTLTSSGDPDGVELLLEPDEHPAAKPWKTALVADGIPATSFGVEDVHAEHRRLAGLGVAFTQPPVNLGLVTTAVFDDTCGNLIQIAQRH from the coding sequence ATGCCGATCAAGATCGTCGTGACGAGCCTGCTGGTCGATGACCAGGAGAAGGCGCTGCGCTTCTACCGCGACATTCTCGGCTTCGAGCCGAAGGACGACATCCCGATGGGCCATCATCGCTGGCTGACCCTGACCTCATCAGGCGATCCCGACGGCGTCGAGCTGCTGCTCGAGCCCGACGAACATCCGGCGGCGAAGCCCTGGAAGACCGCGCTCGTCGCCGACGGAATCCCGGCGACCTCGTTCGGGGTCGAGGATGTCCATGCCGAGCATAGGAGGCTTGCGGGTCTGGGCGTCGCCTTCACCCAGCCGCCGGTAAATCTCGGCCTGGTCACGACAGCAGTCTTCGACGACACCTGCGGCAACCTGATCCAGATCGCCCAGCGGCATTGA
- a CDS encoding cell division protein ZapA, with amino-acid sequence MPQVNVTISGKAYRMACGEGEEPHLEALAQLYDGKIEEMRQAFGEIGDMRLHVMAALMVADEVTELKKKIETLEGRLQSLQGDAGFADQRAGDVEERAAAALNTAAERIETVARSLLPGQVG; translated from the coding sequence ATGCCCCAGGTCAACGTCACCATTTCCGGCAAGGCCTATCGCATGGCGTGCGGCGAAGGCGAGGAGCCGCATCTGGAGGCGCTCGCCCAGCTCTATGACGGCAAGATCGAGGAGATGCGCCAGGCCTTCGGCGAGATCGGCGACATGCGCCTGCACGTGATGGCGGCGCTGATGGTCGCCGACGAGGTCACCGAGCTGAAGAAGAAGATCGAGACGCTGGAAGGCCGTCTGCAGTCGCTGCAAGGCGATGCCGGCTTCGCCGACCAGCGCGCCGGCGATGTCGAGGAGAGGGCCGCTGCCGCGCTCAATACCGCAGCCGAGCGCATCGAGACCGTGGCGAGAAGCCTGCTGCCCGGGCAGGTGGGATAG
- a CDS encoding DUF4164 domain-containing protein yields MASPALDHALSRLEGALGQLEAAARRRLEVERGRANLETELTLMQDDRARLAVELDGAMARIGQVEGVAQEVDRKLDRAMTALTEVIARVEAHPDEEAEQDA; encoded by the coding sequence GTGGCGTCTCCAGCACTGGATCACGCCCTGTCGCGCCTCGAAGGCGCGCTCGGCCAGCTCGAAGCAGCCGCCCGCAGGCGGCTCGAGGTCGAGCGTGGTCGTGCCAATCTCGAAACCGAACTCACCCTGATGCAGGACGATCGCGCCCGCCTCGCCGTCGAGCTCGACGGCGCCATGGCCCGGATCGGCCAGGTCGAGGGCGTCGCGCAGGAGGTCGACCGCAAGCTCGACCGCGCCATGACGGCGCTTACCGAAGTGATCGCCCGCGTCGAGGCCCACCCCGACGAAGAAGCCGAGCAGGACGCCTGA
- a CDS encoding benzoate/H(+) symporter BenE family transporter, with amino-acid sequence MSQLFSAFVAVFVGYAASVAVILAAAQAVGATPGQTVSWLAGLAIAKGLSSLILSWRHRMPIICAWSTPGAALIAAVSGVDIASAVGAFLAAAVLMMATAAFRPLGALVERIPMSIAAAMLAGVIFRFVVAVFDEMRLQPALVLTLLMVFLLARLWNPFLGVIAALGAGLALAFATGTATLPAGPVALTHIELIVPHLDLTAIVGIGIPLYLVTMAAQNLPGFAVLRASGYQPPTASCLFVTGLMSFLTAPTGAHMVNMAAISASICTGADTHPDPKERWKAGIWYALLWLVVAATAGLLLSLILAMPKALIVAVAGLGLVGSLTGALSQAMGSDKDRFAAVVTFAVAASSLSLFGVGSAFWSLVAGLMVLTLDHAAGRLRGRS; translated from the coding sequence ATGTCGCAGCTCTTCTCTGCTTTCGTCGCCGTCTTCGTCGGCTACGCGGCCTCGGTCGCGGTGATCCTCGCCGCCGCGCAGGCGGTCGGCGCGACGCCAGGACAAACTGTCTCCTGGCTCGCCGGGCTCGCCATCGCCAAGGGGCTGTCCAGCCTCATCCTGTCCTGGCGGCATCGGATGCCGATCATCTGCGCCTGGTCGACGCCCGGTGCGGCGCTGATCGCGGCGGTGAGCGGCGTCGACATAGCCTCGGCCGTCGGCGCCTTCCTCGCCGCCGCCGTGCTGATGATGGCGACCGCCGCCTTCCGCCCGCTGGGGGCGTTGGTCGAGCGGATCCCGATGAGCATCGCCGCGGCCATGCTCGCCGGCGTGATCTTCCGCTTCGTCGTCGCCGTCTTCGACGAGATGCGCCTGCAGCCGGCTTTGGTGCTGACGCTGCTCATGGTCTTCCTGCTGGCGCGATTGTGGAACCCCTTCCTCGGCGTCATCGCGGCGCTCGGCGCGGGGCTCGCCCTCGCCTTCGCCACCGGCACAGCGACACTGCCCGCCGGCCCCGTCGCGCTGACGCATATCGAGCTGATCGTCCCGCATCTCGACCTCACCGCCATCGTCGGCATCGGCATCCCGCTCTATCTCGTCACCATGGCGGCGCAGAACCTGCCGGGCTTCGCCGTGCTGCGCGCCTCCGGCTACCAGCCGCCGACGGCATCCTGCCTGTTCGTCACCGGGCTGATGTCGTTCCTGACCGCCCCGACCGGCGCCCATATGGTCAACATGGCGGCGATCAGCGCCTCGATCTGCACCGGTGCCGACACCCATCCCGATCCGAAGGAGCGCTGGAAGGCCGGGATCTGGTACGCTTTGCTCTGGCTTGTCGTCGCGGCGACCGCTGGCTTGCTGCTGTCGCTGATCCTCGCCATGCCGAAGGCGCTGATCGTCGCGGTCGCCGGCCTCGGCCTCGTCGGCTCGCTCACCGGCGCACTCAGCCAGGCAATGGGCAGCGACAAGGACCGCTTCGCCGCGGTCGTCACCTTCGCCGTCGCGGCCTCCAGCCTGTCGCTGTTCGGCGTCGGCTCCGCTTTCTGGAGCCTCGTCGCCGGGCTTATGGTCTTGACATTGGACCACGCCGCGGGCCGTTTGCGCGGACGATCATGA
- a CDS encoding peptidoglycan -binding protein, whose translation MALSRSHRREEVNFWPGFVDALSTMLIGIVFLLSVFVLGQFFLSQEISGRDTVLDRLNRQIAELSDLLALERSTGKEAKDSLALLQSSLAGEQAERARVQGLLDGAARTNAPTQLAETQKALDAEKQLSAKAQATVELVNQQIVAMRRQLAALEEAIAAAEVKDKESQTRISELGSRLNVALAQRVQELARYRSDFFGRLRQVLGTRPDIRVVGDRFVFQSEVFFDAGQAVLKPEGRGELDKLGAIIADLAREMPPDLPWILRVDGHTDNRPIRSPQFPSNWSLSTARAVAVVEYLVSKGIPADRIAATGFGEFQPLDVANNDDAWRRNRRIEFKITER comes from the coding sequence ATGGCCCTGTCGCGCTCGCATCGCCGGGAAGAGGTCAATTTCTGGCCGGGCTTCGTCGATGCGCTCTCGACGATGCTGATCGGCATCGTCTTCCTGCTGTCGGTCTTCGTCCTCGGCCAGTTCTTCCTGTCGCAGGAGATTTCCGGCCGCGACACAGTGCTCGACCGGCTCAACCGCCAGATCGCCGAGCTCAGCGACCTGCTCGCCCTCGAGCGCTCGACCGGCAAGGAGGCGAAGGATTCGCTCGCTTTGCTGCAATCCTCGCTCGCCGGCGAGCAGGCCGAACGCGCCCGTGTCCAGGGCCTGCTCGACGGCGCCGCCCGCACCAACGCGCCGACCCAGCTCGCCGAGACGCAGAAGGCGCTCGACGCCGAAAAGCAGCTCTCCGCCAAGGCGCAGGCCACGGTCGAGCTGGTCAACCAGCAGATCGTCGCCATGCGCCGCCAGCTCGCGGCGCTGGAGGAGGCGATCGCCGCCGCCGAGGTCAAGGACAAGGAATCCCAGACGCGCATCTCCGAGCTCGGCTCGCGCCTCAATGTCGCGCTGGCCCAGCGCGTGCAGGAGCTGGCGCGCTACCGCTCAGACTTCTTCGGCCGCCTGCGGCAGGTACTCGGCACAAGGCCCGACATCCGTGTCGTCGGCGACCGCTTCGTCTTCCAGTCGGAGGTCTTCTTCGACGCCGGCCAGGCCGTGCTGAAGCCGGAAGGCCGCGGCGAGCTCGACAAGCTGGGCGCCATCATCGCCGATCTCGCCCGCGAAATGCCGCCAGACCTGCCCTGGATCCTGCGCGTCGACGGCCATACCGACAACCGGCCGATCCGCTCGCCGCAATTCCCGTCGAACTGGAGCCTGTCGACCGCCCGCGCCGTCGCCGTGGTCGAATACCTCGTCAGCAAGGGCATTCCCGCCGACCGCATCGCCGCCACCGGCTTCGGCGAGTTCCAGCCCCTCGACGTCGCCAACAATGACGACGCCTGGCGCCGCAACCGCAGGATCGAGTTCAAGATCACCGAGCGGTGA
- a CDS encoding tetratricopeptide repeat protein — protein MRLALVALALTFALPATAAEPDFAYGAYQTGHYRRAQADALKRLEADPKDAAAMTLLGEIYRQGLGVRIDPKAAADWYRLAADKGDVNAIFALGMAMLEGRGLTRDPKTGGALLEKAAAAGHPAANYNLALALLATGRPQDDQRAIACLRIAAAADLADAQHALGVLYKIGRGVAQDDALAAEWMGKAAANGLIAGEVEYAIMLFNGDGIAKDERAAAKLFIRAANKGNAIAQNRLAKLYQFGRAVPPDLSEAAAWHLAARAQGLADATLDQVLERLSPEQRARAARLAADRIEATALTTPSQPSK, from the coding sequence ATGAGGCTTGCGCTCGTAGCGCTCGCCCTGACGTTCGCCCTCCCTGCCACCGCGGCGGAGCCGGACTTCGCCTATGGCGCCTATCAGACCGGACACTACCGGCGCGCCCAAGCGGACGCCTTGAAGCGGCTCGAGGCCGATCCGAAGGACGCCGCGGCGATGACGCTGCTCGGCGAGATCTACCGGCAGGGGCTCGGTGTCCGCATCGATCCCAAGGCCGCCGCCGACTGGTATCGCCTCGCGGCCGACAAGGGCGACGTCAATGCGATCTTCGCCCTCGGCATGGCGATGCTGGAAGGTCGTGGCCTGACGCGCGATCCGAAGACCGGCGGCGCCCTGCTGGAGAAGGCCGCCGCCGCCGGACATCCCGCCGCCAACTACAATCTCGCCCTCGCCTTGCTCGCGACCGGGCGGCCGCAGGACGACCAGCGCGCCATAGCCTGTCTCAGGATCGCCGCAGCGGCCGATCTCGCCGACGCCCAGCACGCACTCGGCGTGCTCTACAAGATTGGCCGCGGCGTCGCGCAGGACGATGCCTTGGCGGCCGAATGGATGGGCAAGGCTGCCGCCAACGGGCTGATCGCCGGCGAAGTCGAGTATGCGATCATGCTGTTCAACGGCGACGGCATCGCCAAGGACGAGCGCGCAGCAGCCAAGCTCTTCATCCGCGCTGCCAATAAGGGCAACGCTATCGCCCAGAACCGCCTGGCCAAGCTCTACCAGTTCGGCCGCGCCGTTCCGCCCGACCTGTCGGAGGCGGCCGCCTGGCACCTCGCCGCGCGCGCCCAGGGCCTTGCCGACGCCACGCTCGACCAGGTGCTGGAGCGGCTTTCGCCCGAGCAGCGTGCCCGCGCCGCCCGCCTCGCCGCCGACCGGATCGAGGCCACGGCCTTGACGACGCCGAGCCAACCGAGCAAGTGA
- a CDS encoding 5-formyltetrahydrofolate cyclo-ligase: protein MTDNVSLAPSPRKAALRAEALARRDTLELDDRLLWDEAIVARVLELPGFTQGPVSAYWPMRSEADPRPILEALHERGLPLCLPAIVEKRMHFRRWAPWEPIVPGGFGTLVPAPEQPEVKPAILIVPLAAFDRRGYRIGYGKGYYDRAITELEPVLTVGIAYAAQEIADVPAEPHDRRLDWVVTQDEAIRCG from the coding sequence ATGACCGACAACGTCTCTCTCGCCCCCTCCCCGCGCAAGGCCGCGCTGCGAGCCGAAGCGCTCGCCCGGCGCGACACACTCGAACTGGACGATCGCCTGCTCTGGGACGAGGCCATCGTCGCGCGCGTGCTGGAGCTGCCGGGGTTCACTCAGGGACCGGTCTCCGCCTATTGGCCGATGCGCTCGGAAGCCGATCCGCGCCCGATCCTGGAAGCCCTGCACGAGCGCGGCCTGCCGCTCTGCCTGCCGGCGATCGTCGAGAAGCGCATGCATTTCCGGCGCTGGGCGCCCTGGGAGCCGATCGTGCCCGGCGGCTTCGGCACGCTGGTGCCGGCTCCCGAGCAGCCTGAGGTGAAGCCCGCCATCCTGATCGTCCCACTCGCCGCCTTCGACCGGCGCGGCTATCGCATCGGCTATGGCAAGGGCTATTACGACCGCGCCATCACCGAGCTCGAACCGGTCCTGACCGTCGGCATCGCCTATGCGGCGCAGGAGATCGCGGACGTTCCCGCCGAGCCGCATGATCGCCGCCTCGACTGGGTCGTCACGCAGGACGAGGCGATCCGCTGCGGTTGA
- a CDS encoding GNAT family N-acetyltransferase yields MAVLRDAARGDGAAVFEITRRSVAALASEHYSPEQIAGWMGERTPAYYEALIAKGGMVVAERAGAVVGFVDAEPGEVTRLFLLPEAAGTGLGRRLLDIGIERARAGHVGAIRLESTMNAEGFYRKHGFRSIGRGHFSHGLGGQPIEIVHMEL; encoded by the coding sequence ATGGCGGTGCTGCGCGACGCGGCGCGAGGCGACGGCGCGGCGGTCTTCGAGATCACGCGACGCTCGGTCGCCGCGCTGGCGTCGGAGCATTATTCACCGGAGCAGATCGCCGGTTGGATGGGCGAGCGCACGCCGGCCTATTACGAGGCGCTGATCGCCAAGGGCGGCATGGTGGTGGCCGAACGCGCGGGGGCGGTTGTCGGCTTCGTGGACGCCGAGCCCGGCGAGGTGACCCGGCTGTTCCTGCTGCCGGAGGCGGCGGGCACCGGGCTGGGAAGGCGGCTCCTCGATATCGGCATCGAACGCGCGCGCGCCGGGCATGTCGGAGCGATCAGGCTGGAATCCACGATGAACGCCGAGGGCTTCTACCGGAAGCATGGCTTCCGCAGCATCGGCCGCGGCCATTTCTCGCACGGCCTAGGCGGGCAACCGATAGAGATCGTCCACATGGAGTTGTAG
- a CDS encoding helix-turn-helix domain-containing protein, producing MDFDRLFRALADPTRRRMLDELAERDGQTLFELHVRLISWHGASLSRQALSKHLQVLEEAGLLRTEWRWRSKHHFLERSPLRQMWDVWMRPLAEPPEKETSDADQDRRDEPAGR from the coding sequence ATGGATTTCGACCGCCTTTTCCGGGCGCTGGCCGATCCGACCCGCCGGCGCATGCTGGACGAGCTGGCGGAGCGGGACGGCCAGACGCTGTTCGAATTGCATGTGCGCCTGATCAGCTGGCACGGGGCGAGCCTGTCCCGGCAGGCCCTGTCGAAACACCTGCAGGTGCTGGAGGAGGCGGGCCTTCTCCGTACGGAATGGCGCTGGCGCAGCAAGCACCATTTCCTCGAACGCTCGCCGCTGCGGCAGATGTGGGATGTGTGGATGCGGCCGCTGGCCGAGCCGCCGGAGAAGGAGACGAGCGATGCCGATCAAGATCGTCGTGACGAGCCTGCTGGTCGATGA
- a CDS encoding TIGR00282 family metallophosphoesterase, with protein MRLLFLGDIVGRAGRLAVQDRLPGLRERWKLDCVVINGENSAGGFGITEAICDETLAAGADVVTLGNHSWDQREALVFIERQPRLIRPANYPPGTPGRGATVIEARNGARVLVVNVMGRLFMDALDDPFAALERELAACPLGDAADAVIVDVHAEATSEKLAMAYYLDGRASLVVGTHTHVPTSDTRVLPAGTAYQTDAGMCGDYESILGMQKEEAIRRFLQKTPGSRLEPALGEGTLSGIAVETDDRTGLAKAAWPVRLGATLAETWPTAWDE; from the coding sequence ATGCGTCTGCTCTTTCTCGGTGACATCGTCGGGCGCGCCGGCCGCCTCGCCGTCCAGGATCGCCTCCCCGGCCTGCGCGAGCGCTGGAAGCTCGACTGCGTCGTCATCAATGGCGAGAACTCCGCCGGCGGCTTCGGCATCACCGAGGCGATCTGCGACGAGACGCTCGCCGCCGGCGCCGATGTCGTGACGCTCGGCAACCATTCCTGGGACCAGCGCGAGGCGCTGGTCTTCATCGAGCGCCAGCCGCGCCTGATCCGTCCGGCGAACTATCCGCCCGGTACGCCCGGCCGTGGTGCGACTGTGATCGAGGCGCGCAACGGCGCGCGGGTCCTCGTCGTCAACGTCATGGGCCGCCTGTTCATGGACGCGCTCGACGACCCCTTCGCCGCGCTTGAGCGCGAGCTCGCCGCCTGCCCGCTCGGGGACGCCGCCGACGCCGTCATCGTCGACGTCCATGCCGAGGCGACCAGCGAGAAGCTCGCCATGGCCTATTATCTCGACGGCCGCGCCAGCCTCGTCGTCGGCACCCACACCCATGTCCCGACCTCGGACACGCGCGTGCTGCCCGCCGGCACCGCCTACCAGACCGATGCCGGCATGTGCGGCGACTACGAGTCGATCCTCGGCATGCAGAAGGAGGAGGCGATCCGCCGCTTCCTGCAGAAGACACCGGGTTCACGGCTGGAGCCTGCCCTCGGCGAAGGCACGCTCTCGGGCATCGCGGTCGAGACCGACGACCGCACCGGCCTCGCCAAGGCGGCCTGGCCGGTGCGCCTGGGCGCCACCCTCGCCGAGACCTGGCCGACTGCCTGGGACGAATAG
- a CDS encoding inositol monophosphatase family protein, with amino-acid sequence MIRSPLMTVMTDAVMKASRSLKRDFGEVENLQVLAKGPGDFVSKADHKAEEILRASLEKARPGYGFVMEESGVVAGTDESNRWHIDPLDGTHNFLRGIPHWNISVALERDNQFIAGVIYDAAKDELFIAEKGKGAYANNRRLRVSGRRESADMLIGMGVPHIGKGGHPLFLKELGAVMSRFANVRRMGSAALDIAYVAAGRMDAYWERGLNTWDFGAGAVMVREAGGTFGTLDGKQPTSAKDVICGNEAGEPALRAVLKTVL; translated from the coding sequence ATGATCCGCTCCCCCCTGATGACCGTGATGACCGACGCCGTGATGAAGGCGTCGCGTTCGCTGAAGCGCGATTTCGGCGAGGTCGAGAACCTGCAGGTCCTGGCCAAGGGCCCGGGCGACTTCGTCTCCAAGGCCGACCACAAGGCCGAGGAGATTCTGCGCGCTTCGCTGGAGAAGGCCCGGCCCGGCTACGGCTTCGTCATGGAAGAGAGCGGCGTCGTCGCCGGCACCGACGAGAGCAATCGCTGGCACATCGACCCGCTCGACGGCACCCACAACTTCCTGCGCGGCATCCCGCACTGGAACATCTCGGTGGCGCTGGAGCGCGACAACCAGTTCATCGCCGGCGTGATCTACGACGCCGCCAAGGACGAGCTCTTCATCGCCGAGAAGGGCAAGGGCGCCTATGCCAACAACCGTCGCCTGCGCGTCTCGGGCAGGCGCGAATCGGCGGACATGCTGATCGGCATGGGCGTGCCGCATATCGGCAAGGGCGGCCACCCGCTCTTCCTGAAGGAGCTCGGCGCGGTGATGAGCCGTTTCGCCAATGTCCGCCGCATGGGCTCGGCCGCGCTCGACATCGCCTATGTCGCCGCCGGCCGCATGGACGCCTATTGGGAACGCGGCCTCAACACCTGGGATTTCGGCGCCGGCGCCGTGATGGTCCGCGAAGCGGGCGGCACCTTCGGCACGCTCGACGGCAAGCAGCCGACCTCGGCCAAGGACGTGATCTGCGGCAACGAGGCCGGCGAGCCGGCGTTGCGCGCAGTCCTCAAGACCGTTCTTTGA